The Pseudomonadota bacterium genome contains the following window.
AGCCGCAAGGAATCCTGAGCGATGAGACGCGGGGGCGGGGCTGCGCCTCAGGGCTGGCGGTAGCTGCGCACCGCGTCGAGCACGATGTCCACCGACTCGAGCGGAGTGCCGGGCATGATGCCGTGGCCCACATTGAAGATGTGCCCCGGGCGCCCTTCCGCGCGACGCATCACGTCTGCGACCTGCTCGCGGATGACCGCTTCCGGAGCGAACAGGATGGCAGGGTCGAGATTGCCCTGCACGGCGCGATCATGCCCGATG
Protein-coding sequences here:
- a CDS encoding uroporphyrinogen decarboxylase yields the protein IGHDRAVQGNLDPAILFAPEAVIREQVADVMRRAEGRPGHIFNVGHGIMPGTPLESVDIVLDAVRSYRQP